The DNA segment CTATTAtaatgtgaatgcatttattacaatgcttctcttttaatatataagggatgatAAAGTATTAGCTAGAGTTTAGTAATACGATTAGAGATATACACAAATGATATCCTCTATCCAAAGAGATAAAGccaaataataataagataacCGATCATGCAAATGCATGAACGTACAATAATACAATATACAACGGAATATTCGAACTTGAATATCAAATGCCACGTTAAGTATGTTTTCCAATATATGATTAGTTAGTTTTCGAGTAGTTTATATATGCAGAGTATGAACTGGAGATTGGCAGTTATATATAAAGGGTAAATTTCTAGTATGAAAAATGAAGTGAATTCATTTTTGTGCAAGAAATCTGAAATTCTATAAGACTGAATTGTATTAATTGTTGTCATTAAGTATAATTAAATCAAACGTTTTGGATTACTGGTACCTAATAGCTTGCCATCAGCTCGAAAATGTGAATGATTGTGCATTAATCACCATTCTGAACTAGTATATCACTGTAGTTAAAGGAAAAAGTGATGGTAATATATTTTGTGATAAAATGCTATATCTCATCGTCAATCATGCAATTTAGGTTACCTTTATTACAATCTTTCTATGCACATTATTATACGATTAAATAAGATTAGCACTTAGCACATGGACGCACTGCATTTTTCATAGTGGAAAAACTCCTGATAAACGATGATAGCTCGGTATGGTGGACCATCATTATTCGTACGTGTTTTATTTGATGGCTAAACGGAGAAAGATAAATAATccaataatatttgtttatcgTGACTGTAATTATCTACATCTTGACTAATCATTATCAAATTACTTTCTCATTTTCTAACTCACACTTTAGTTGTACTCTAAAGATTTTGGCGATCTTTTGTTAGGTCAATCTTCGACTACAAAATAAGACCATCTTCATGGTCATTTAAGAAGTCCTAATAATTTAAAGTCGAGTTTGATAATGTAGTGGTATACAGGCTCGTGTTTGCAATATTTATAAAGTGCTACTTTTTAACGAAAAAAACacatgaataaattaaatatatagaaCTCGACTTTTACTAGTTTGCTGCTTTATTAATGGAAAAGGGAAAAGAGAAAACTCAGACAACACACATCACACCATCTGTTCCATGCACACTGGTCCATCTGTATACCTTCCCATGGAATATTCCATTAAGTAATCGAAATGCCCATGTATTTGACTTCTTACATGAAATTATATACAGAACTGACATTTTCTATCGGATGAAACAAATCATTTTTATGATGAGAAATGTTGATTTATAGACTATGATAATTTAAGAAGGGCCTGgggttaaaaaataatatgattagTAGTTAGATACTTATGTATTACTAAAGTAGGTTTCGATTCATTTGGTAGGACATGGAGCTGAACAATCTTTTTTATATGTCTACCATTAATAAATGCATCGTTACCACCGCATATTCACACACCATAAGCTAATGGATACAGACAACATCAAAATGGAATCAAGCATCTGGTAGCTAGTTTTGTTTGGTACTAAATCTTTAGTATGTTCTGTGGTCCAACGTCTCAGGTTTCAAGTTCTTGAAACTGTTTCATGCATGGTCTCTAGGAAGTTTTACAAATCGTGTCGTTATCTATAAACAATGTATTGAAGAACTTTTTTCTCATTCACTtgcaatatataaaaagaaataaagtgTTCAATGTATGAACTTTCCGTTACATAATCCATTTACAGTAAATAAGCATATATATACGTTAATAATACATATGACAGATTAACATTATCCATTAAAATGATGACAATGAACATTCTTTAGATATTATAACATGCCCAGCAAGTGCTAGTGTATAGAATGAGGGAAGGTCTAAAGCACAATCAAGGTAATAAGTTATTAGGATCTTCGCGTTGCGTGATTCCGGTATTGGGTTCGGATCCTGAGCTTGAGCTACCAGGTAACCCCCCGCATTTTTGACACCTGGCAACCACCAAGATTTGACGGCAGGAAGGACACGAAGAGTGGGACTCAAGCCACGTGTCAATACACGATACGTGGAAACCGTGACCGCACTGCGGCAACACTCTTAGCTCGTCGCCGGCGGCGAATTCCGTCAGACATATCACACACTCGACTAGTTTCTCCCCCGGTGGAGAATCCGGCGAGTAGGTGAGCTTCGGCAGAGAACGGAGGATTTTCTTCTTTAGTCCTCTGTTGGCCGCAGCTACCGGCGGTTGATGATGAGTCTGGACCGAGTTCGGGGCGGCGATACGTCGGAGCCAGGTGCATCGAGAGACAGCGACTAAGCCGAGGACGCAAATGAGTGCGCAGAGAAGAGCAGCTATGATGACTATGAGATTAGAGTTTAATGTCGGAGAAACTACAGCCGGAGACGGAGAGGTGGATTCTTCAAGAAGACGAAAGAGAAGTCGCGCCATTGCAGAGACTAGAGAAGAGAGTTTGGTTTGAAAAGTAGAGTGTGAGCGTTTCTTTAAGTGAGCCAAAGAGGAAgggtatttatagtgaaataCCCGGTCCTTTGGTTGGTATTATTTACATTATAACTagttcatttcccacacattTGTACggattaatatatctatatacttaacattttttttaattctaatgtttattttttataaaaaatagtaattaaatttgatagtaatttaaaattattaaaaattataaaactttaatattcATCTTAGTAATCaatgtattaaattatgttctttttcatagttttattaatgtgatgtagattttggatcaaatatattttctatagtaataattaaattaggaaatttgtatttaaaattaaaaatatattgtatttgcATTGAAAAAGAAATCATGTGGAACTGAAATGATTATATTATCGGTAGATattgttaatatctatttattaattaaatatcttaaatatcatgataattaaatattacaatatatttttgaaataatagtgtatatatatcaatagaatagtttaatttttattaattatattaaatatcatgataaatatataaatatcaaaataaaattttaaataataataattaaactaatgacttatcctaaaatcataaaaatatgaaaaataagtaaattaattaaaatcatgAAGAATATGATAAGTAAATTAACTtggtaaatattgttaatatatataaattgttgatatctatttattagttaaatgtactaaatatcatgataattatatattaaatattttttgaaaaataataatatatgtatcaATAGAATaggttaatgtttattaataatcttaaatatcatgataaatctATTGTTATACTAattgaaataataatatattaattaaattgatGACTTATACTAAAACCACGGAAAAGATGACAACTaatcaaattaactaaaattatggaaaagatGACAATTAAGCAAATTCATTTCTCAAACAATAGTATAAATTATCACTTTCAGTTGTATGGTCATTTTCGTAATTTTCTGTTTATCAACAGTCTCAAGTTTTTACGTAAGTAAgatgataaatttattaagttcCTTCAACctattattttgataaaataaatataatatccTCCCAAAATATAAGTAATACGTTATAATATTTGGCTTATATAATtcctagcttttttttttgaaacacttttttttttgaaacaccatATAATTCCTAGCTTATAGCTCCAAATTTATAGGGTGTTTACAATTTATTTAGacctaaatattaaacattattaATAGAAATTGTATGCATATTCATTGGAAGATTTAGCGATGATATAAGAGTTTTCTGGATCAACCATGATGCTTTTGGATTGCCGTTGGGAACTCgtttaaatatttagaaaatggTTCACCCGTAAATTGCTTTGCAAACACTTGAAAATTAGTTAGGATCTTTCTAAAAGTCTGGGATACCCgaagttaataaaaaaaacaaatgaccGTGTGGaatgatatttatagatttGGTGGAATGAACAAAAACATTTAAAGTTGGTGTATATGAGATAATGGTGCGTGTGGGCACACACATGATGGAAATGGCCGAAGTGTGTATGCGCGATGCGATGCGATGCGATGCGATGCGATGCCTTGTTTGGAGCATTTCAACACCAAATAATGAGATAGATTGATAAGGTGTGTATCGCTTATCCTAACATTCTTTTTTTCTGATCatgttctaaaacaaataaTCCTCAGTTTCTAGTCCACAggaattaatacaaattatctGTAATGAATTAAGTAATTTGTGATTGTTGGAATATGGATTTGAGATTTGGAGAAAAACGGTTTTAAACAAATTATTGTAGAATGTAGTAAGGTGTTGGTATATGATGATTATAACTTGCTTCAAATACACTTTTAATGAAAAACGCAAAGTGAATGTAAATGCAACAAGCTAAGTCCAACATgtgaaaaactagaaaaaatgtaagaaaaatTAGTCTTAGCCAAGAAAGATGGGGCGGATCATATGCACATATGCCCAGTCCTGAAATTCTATGGGTTGAAAGATTAAAGAAAACGATTAATAAGAGAAATATATAAGGCGATATGAGAAAGTTATAGATTTattagtaattaaatattttataaaagttattaaaCTGGGTTAAAGGAGTTTCAAGTTCATTCTCTTATATAAATCGGATTCATACTATTGACAACTAATTATACTAttggattttaattaaaaaaattgattgaaaAGTACTAATTTGAAGATTGGAACTTGGAAGTATGAGTTTCTACTGTTTCTATCCGAAGTCGAACATTACGTATGACAATTTGTTAGATGCAGTTTCCACTGGTAGATCCTATACAGTTTGCacctaaatattttaataattcttACTCAATACTACTAGTACAGTTTAATTAATTGCTGGGTTTAGTATTGAGTTAACTATTTACTCGCGAGTATTGTAGAGTTTTCCTCAATATTGATGATACATACATTACGAAGAACTTAATGACGTTTTAACCGAGTGGAGAAATGTGATTCTCTACGTAGAATAATAACCTTTGGAATCACGAAaggaatattttgtttttaatagtgGCTGCTAAACAACTTAGCTAGAAACCACAACCTATATCGTTtgaacttataataaaaaactataataccaacttttgtttcaaaaatgtTTAAGTTAGGAGATAGATGATTAACGTTTTACGAAGTCGTTCTACAGAGAAGTACATAAAATGATTGATATTTCTCGTAAAATGTTCAAAATTGCCTTGTTTTAGACATATCATTTTcatgtttcagaaaaaaaaaaagacatatcattttcaaaacatcccaattaacatgttttttaaacaaaactaaGAAGATGAGTTTTAATGTTTGTGTGTTCTCTTTGGTGGTCGAGGACTAGCAGCCAATCAAAGCTGATATGGCATTTGGAATTGGGATAAAGAagacttttaaatatatttctttttggagTTTCACCTTTTTAATGTTTAGATAAGATCAATCTTAAATCCTAATCAtcctataaatatgaaattttccCTCTGTAAGAGATAAAATAATCATGTGTATAGTCCCATGTATATAGACAACTTaatagtgtttcaaaaaaaaaaagacaacttATTAAAGCTGTAGAAAAAAACgacataattatttaaaattgacCGTGGAAAATGCACATCACACAGCTACATAGAACCCGGCCTAGAACCAATAAATCCGATGAAAGAAACAAATGTATCTCTTTACCATTTTTATACTTTGTACTATTACAATAAATCCGAGGTCTTATCTATATAGTATATACCAAggaaatgtaaatatatattttacctGATCTGTTGACAAGAGAAACCAGGTAATTAGGACTGGGCAAGGATCATATAtcctaatttttgaaaatatttgtgatttgcttcgtatgttatgtatattaaattttttgatttattttgctTCGGAAAAATACAGATATCCGGAAAATTGGATATCCGGAAAATATGTagatatttacgaatacttacggaTATATAACCTTTcgttttaattaatacaaaatcgagataaatttgttctttaaaatatttttacatgatatataaaattaaaaataaaagaagcagtaaaattatatgttttaaattttaaaattagttgtcataaaattttcttttattttttattttaataattttataagtaataatgtgaataaattttattaaatcatacgttaaaataacaattatataaacTCATACATTTAAAACTCTACATTTAATCAATATGTATGTATTCATATAGTTGTCAAAGCAGAGCGGATATCCGGTTcttaaaaatttcatatttgtgatttgattcgtttttaacgaatattgatttttaatatttgctttgcttcgaaACTTTATAAATATCCGGATTTCttgatcaaataaaaataaataacagatcgaatcaaatttaacaGATAAAATACCCAGTCCTACATGTAATGATGTATCACCAACCTTAATCTCTTTATACTTACATGACACACAAAAGAAGGATAATGAATGAATAAACGACCAGGTCTTTGTCAAAGAAGAAAACTCTATTTTTgtaatatccaaaaaaaaaattcaaactatccaattttttcatataa comes from the Brassica napus cultivar Da-Ae chromosome A7, Da-Ae, whole genome shotgun sequence genome and includes:
- the LOC106356952 gene encoding RING-H2 finger protein ATL8, which codes for MARLLFRLLEESTSPSPAVVSPTLNSNLIVIIAALLCALICVLGLVAVSRCTWLRRIAAPNSVQTHHQPPVAAANRGLKKKILRSLPKLTYSPDSPPGEKLVECVICLTEFAAGDELRVLPQCGHGFHVSCIDTWLESHSSCPSCRQILVVARCQKCGGLPGSSSSGSEPNTGITQREDPNNLLP